A window from Candidatus Woesearchaeota archaeon encodes these proteins:
- a CDS encoding Yip1 family protein, producing the protein MKFISKLKNILFHPNAFWSDVYDEKGIKETLVYLIILMNLSAILYFLIVFISLNFAKSSGDLGLPVVIRLLGNTISVFFPLFLGTFLTSALLHLFIKMFKGKGTFAETYKAVGYSVTPKAVGYIVTPFSWLMGMRVVNLFILIYGLYLQSLGVSKLHQISMGKAILASVLADIIIYVPLSFLIAFGMNVM; encoded by the coding sequence ATGAAGTTCATAAGTAAACTCAAAAACATTCTATTCCATCCAAACGCTTTTTGGTCTGATGTATATGACGAGAAAGGCATTAAAGAAACATTAGTTTATTTGATTATTCTTATGAACCTGTCAGCAATTTTATATTTTTTGATAGTATTCATATCTTTAAATTTTGCTAAATCTAGTGGTGATTTAGGTTTGCCTGTTGTAATTAGGTTGTTAGGAAATACAATTAGTGTTTTCTTTCCGCTTTTTTTGGGCACTTTCCTTACTTCTGCTTTACTTCATTTATTTATTAAAATGTTTAAGGGAAAAGGAACTTTTGCCGAAACATATAAGGCAGTCGGTTATAGTGTAACTCCTAAGGCGGTTGGTTATATTGTAACTCCTTTTTCTTGGTTAATGGGAATGCGCGTTGTTAATCTGTTCATTTTAATTTATGGGCTTTATCTTCAATCATTGGGGGTAAGCAAGCTACACCAAATTAGTATGGGAAAAGCGATTTTGGCAAGTGTATTAGCAGATATAATAATATATGTACCGTTATCCTTTTTGATTGCTTTCGGAATGAATGTGATGTAA
- a CDS encoding SOSS complex subunit B family protein: MKISEIKPGQGKIDISGEITDKSGIREFTKFGKSGRVANATIKDESGSISLTLWNDDIEKVNEGDIVKIENGYANEWQGQVQLSTGKFGKLEIVSKSENASPPEKASKKPKEEEEKPEDTEEEEFGEEDL; the protein is encoded by the coding sequence ATGAAAATCAGCGAAATAAAACCAGGACAGGGAAAGATTGACATCAGCGGCGAAATAACTGACAAGAGCGGAATCAGGGAATTCACCAAATTCGGGAAGAGCGGAAGGGTTGCAAACGCCACCATAAAGGACGAATCAGGCTCAATAAGCCTCACCCTATGGAATGATGACATTGAAAAAGTCAATGAGGGCGACATTGTCAAGATAGAGAACGGCTATGCAAACGAATGGCAGGGGCAGGTTCAGCTTTCCACAGGAAAATTCGGGAAGCTTGAAATAGTCAGCAAGTCCGAAAATGCATCCCCCCCGGAAAAGGCATCCAAAAAGCCAAAGGAAGAAGAAGAAAAACCTGAGGACACCGAAGAGGAAGAATTCGGAG
- a CDS encoding glycine--tRNA ligase, with translation MANERIKSIADMAVFCKKKGFVFQSSEIYNGLSGFWDLGPLGVELFNSIKASWWKNFVHNREDMIGIDASIISHPRTWKASWHLDSFSDISISCLKCKKINKIDKSEIGKARCEFCNGELDRNSAKEIKLLFPVSIGSDGMTAYLRGETAQGMFLNFKAVSETMRMKLPFGIAQIGSCFRNEIAPRDFLFRCREFHIAEFEFFIHPNEKKCLLFDDEHKKTEVRLLDLETQDAGKRELRKVTIGKMVSEGRLDEWHAYWLSEQIKWYLSIGLDPEKIKIRQHVKSELSHYSSATFDVDYEYPFGSKELGGIANRGQYDLTQHAKESGESMEYFDEPTKSKVIPRVIEPTFGMERAFLAVLVNAYEYDEGRGNIVLRIKPELSPIKVAVFPLLSNKEELISLSSKIYRELLKEFNCIYDKSGSIGRRYARQDEIGTPYCITVDFDSLEKNDATIRDRDSTKQARVRIDKLKETIRKLISEEISFEGIP, from the coding sequence ATGGCAAATGAAAGGATAAAAAGCATCGCTGACATGGCGGTTTTCTGCAAGAAAAAGGGATTTGTTTTCCAAAGCTCAGAGATATACAACGGATTATCAGGGTTCTGGGACTTAGGACCATTAGGGGTTGAACTTTTCAATTCAATAAAGGCAAGCTGGTGGAAGAACTTTGTGCACAACAGGGAGGACATGATAGGAATAGACGCAAGCATAATATCTCATCCCAGGACATGGAAGGCGTCATGGCACTTAGACAGCTTCAGCGACATCTCAATCTCATGCCTGAAATGCAAGAAAATCAACAAGATTGACAAGTCAGAGATTGGAAAGGCAAGGTGCGAATTCTGCAATGGCGAGCTTGACAGGAATTCAGCAAAGGAAATAAAGCTTCTCTTCCCGGTTTCAATAGGTTCAGATGGAATGACTGCATACTTAAGAGGGGAGACAGCCCAGGGCATGTTTCTTAATTTCAAGGCAGTATCAGAAACAATGAGAATGAAGCTTCCTTTCGGAATTGCCCAGATAGGAAGCTGCTTCAGAAACGAGATTGCTCCAAGGGATTTTCTTTTCAGGTGCAGGGAATTCCACATAGCAGAGTTTGAATTTTTCATACATCCAAATGAGAAAAAGTGCCTCCTCTTTGATGACGAGCACAAAAAAACTGAAGTCCGGCTGCTTGATTTAGAAACCCAGGATGCAGGAAAGAGAGAACTTAGGAAAGTCACAATCGGGAAGATGGTAAGCGAGGGCAGGCTTGACGAGTGGCATGCATACTGGCTTTCAGAGCAGATTAAATGGTACCTCTCAATAGGGCTTGACCCTGAAAAGATAAAAATAAGGCAGCATGTGAAAAGCGAGCTTTCGCACTACTCCTCGGCAACTTTTGATGTCGACTATGAATACCCGTTCGGCTCAAAGGAACTAGGCGGGATTGCAAACAGGGGGCAGTATGACTTAACACAGCATGCAAAAGAGAGCGGGGAAAGCATGGAATACTTTGATGAGCCGACCAAGTCAAAAGTAATACCGCGGGTTATTGAGCCCACTTTTGGAATGGAAAGGGCATTTCTTGCAGTTCTTGTAAACGCTTATGAATATGATGAGGGAAGAGGAAACATTGTCCTGAGGATAAAGCCTGAGCTTTCGCCGATAAAAGTTGCGGTATTCCCGCTTCTCTCAAACAAGGAAGAGCTTATTTCACTTTCCTCAAAAATTTACAGGGAGCTCCTGAAGGAGTTCAACTGCATATATGACAAATCAGGCTCAATCGGAAGAAGGTATGCGAGGCAGGACGAGATTGGAACTCCTTACTGCATAACAGTTGACTTTGACAGCCTTGAAAAAAATGACGCGACAATAAGAGACAGGGACTCAACAAAGCAGGCGAGAGTCAGGATTGACAAGCTGAAGGAAACAATAAGAAAGCTCATATCAGAAGAAATAAGTTTTGAAGGGATTCCCTAA